DNA from Triticum aestivum cultivar Chinese Spring chromosome 7D, IWGSC CS RefSeq v2.1, whole genome shotgun sequence:
TAATGTGCTATGATATGGACCGTCAGCAAGTCAAAGTGATTTGCAATCATGATGGCTATCCACGTCTACCATATGTGCCCTTGTATGTAGAGTTACAATAACTTCATACATGACATCTGTACGAAATTCACATCATCCATGACCTCACACTACCAGAAACTGGACTATTCCCCACGGCTAAAAACCGACAGCAAATTATGAAATACCTTCAAGAAAATATTTCCTGGCGGCTATGGTTGGAGTCAATTGTCTATGCTATGGAGGAGTATCTTTGGTATTTCTGCTTCGATTTGGTTCTCGTTTTCTTGGCTGATGCATACACGctttttgttgggaaacgtagtagaaaacaaaaaaaaatcgcaCCTacaatcaccaagatcaatatgagGATGCATCAATGATCAACGACTGTCATGCGACATAAACTCGTATCTTCCATTTTAAGTTGGGAAAATCATAAGCATCTTATTGACAAAGAACTAGCCAATGATTGCTTGCCTTTTACTCGCATATGTCTGAAATAGTTTACCTTTGCTGTTATATATGTCTTAGTTGATCAGGAAACACTTTGGATGAATATGGTGTCATGATCATGAAACACTTTGGATGAATATGGTGCCATTTTTGTTGATGATAATTACTTTTGTTGCGTGTTTTGAATAGAAAATGTGATTAGCAGAACATCAACAATCTGTGATTggatcataatgttgattcttttgcTAGACAAGTTCGTTACTCTAAAACTGAAGACATCCAGTTTGCCGGTGACTTTTGTTGAGATGGGCATTTGAACAATGTCTGGAAGAAGAAATGTCGTGTCCCTTTTCATGGTAGTTTCACTTATATCCTGTCAAAGAAAAAGTGTTAATTCTAGTTGTATGGTCAGCATTTTTCGCAACATGCACCCCACTATCCCAATACAAATTTATAGTGTTGACTTTGGACGCCCTGTAACACAAACAACAAGTGGCTGTCGCTgtaaattttttttgaaataacaaGTGTTTGTTCTACTTCTACCATGTCTGCTTATGTTTCCAGATACAAGTAAATGATCCACGAACAAGAGTGAAAGACGGCACCACCTGTAAATATATAGCATACCTTGGAAAAAAATTATCTTCAGGTTTTCTCCCGTTTTATAAACGAGTTTGTATCCCAGTTTTCACACAGGGCAAGGATATCAACCTCGAGCCTCCAAGAGAAACTGAAACCAACCCTGCCATTTGTCATTTGCTCCCTTCTCTGTATCAGGGACAGCGCCAGTGTTTATGAAGAGATAGATCTGATTAGAAGGAAGGTTTGGCTGTAGGAAGGTTTTCCGAACAGAAAGTGCTCCAGACGACTAAAAGAGTGTCGTTCACTTTCCAAAGTACTTCAGTCGATCAGTACAGTGTTTCAGCGTCATTTCTGAAACAAAAATTACAGAATGAAACATGCACCTTTGTGTTGCCGCACCCCTCTCATTTGCTTGCCTCACGGTGTCGTAGACGGCGCTGCTATTCAGGAGGAACGAGATTGTTACTCCCTTTGTTGTTCGCGGTTTAAAAGTGGATGGATGTAGGAGGGCACTCTTGTGCACATAAGGATGTTGCATAAATCTATGGGCACTCAGAATATCAGTAAGCTTGGGTCGCTCGCTTCTGAACATACATATGAATTCTGGCAGCCGGCTAGCAAGGAATCTATGGGCCAAAACCCACTTCTTTTCAGTTTCTGATTCTACAAACCTAGAACCAGCTGAGGAATCTGAAAAGAACTAGCCATATGTTGTTGAAGGCGCTGGTCACTGATGACCTGGTTAATTATGCCAGCACAACTACCATCTCCCTACATGAAATAACACATCCACAAGCAAAGAAAAAACCTTTTTCTGTATATTCCTTCTCTCCGCTAGATTGAGACAGAAGAGAGAGGGCTGTCGCTCAGGGAGATATTAGTACAATGCTGCCGTGAGGTTTAGCCCAATATATTTGTGTATATTCCTACTTTTATGTTTTTTTGGGTTGATTTTTTAAAGGGGTCTAGTGGAAATGTGACATGTACGGCTTAGCCCAATATACTAATCACGGCCCATTAGCCATCCGTGTCGCTGTAGGTTTAAATCCCCTCCCCCGCCCCCTAGGTTTCATCGCCCCCCTGCTCCGTGTTTgacggcgctgccgccgccgccatgtccacACCGCTGGATCGAATTCGCCCGTGGGAGGACGGACTCAAATCAACTCGGATCAGGTACGCAGAGCAGACATCGCCATGAATCGTCGCGACCTTCCTCTCCCTTCTTCACCCGATCCCCTCAGACCTCTTCTCCATCTCTCTGTGCAGGTCATCCTCTTCTCCTCCCAGCGGGAGCGAGACGGCGGCCGAGAGACTCACCGACGACCTCCTCGTCGAGATACTCTCGCGCGTGCCCGGCAGGTCGCTCTGCCGCTTCAAGTGCGTCTCCAAGCACTGGCTCGGCCTCATCAACGACCGCACCTACCGCCGGAAGCTCCCCCGGACCCTGACCGGCTTCTTCTTGAGGGACACCACGAAGGAGCAATTGGTACATCCAGTTCTTCCTTTCACCAATTTATCCGGGAGCCGCAGTCGCACCAGTCTCACCTTCCTGCCCAACGGCCGAAACACCTTTCTTTTGGACTGCTGCAATGGCCTCCTTCTCTATGACGTATCTTCCGATGGTTGCAAGCGCCGTTACGTCGTGTGCAATCCTGCCACGGAGGAAATGTGACATGTACGGCTTAGCCCAATATACTAATCACGGCCCATTAGCCATCCGTGTCGCTGTAGGTTTAAATCCCCTCCCCCGCCCCCTAGGTTTCATCGCCCCCCTGCTCCGTCTAACCCCCAccatgcgccattgctatttttgaattttgaatttggatctggatcgcgatttttttgcccattttttgcttggttttttttgctcgtttttttgcacgatattttttcaaattttgttctcgtttttgtatcttgtacgttcttttgccgtgttcttttgccggagaggNNNNNNNNNNNNNNNNNNNNNNNNNNNNNNNNNNNNNNNNNNNNNNNNNNNNNNNNNNNNNNNNNNNNNNNNNNNNNNNNNNNNNNNNNNNNNNNNNNNNNNNNNNNNNNNNNNNNNNNNNNNNNNNNNNNNNNNNNNNNNNNNNNNNNNNNNNNNNNNNNNNNNNNNNNNNNNNNNNNNNNNNNNNNNNNNNNNNNNNNNNNNNNNNNNNNNNNNNNNNNNNNNNNNNNNNNNNNNNNNNNNNNNNNNNNNNNNNNNNggaggggaggaggaggtcgccggagaggaggagcaggaggtcgccggagaggaggaggaggaggtcgccggagaggaggagggtagtatggtggaggagagaagggaagatggagtggaggagagaaggagatggagtggaggagaggtggagtggaggagaagaatgaagaggtaaggaggagaggaccacgcccagccatatatacggcatagtaatggcgcaccgtgggcaggtgcgccattactaactttttttatttgtttgatttattttgaattttgaaggcgggaagatagtaatggcgcaccatgggcaggtgcgctattagtaagtttgaatttttttgcctctccagatcttaaaagccccgtatttttttttctgttaggtttttgaggattttaaaaatgtttaacggggttcccccggttaaattcggatgtaacttttcgagtagatgatttttcatataaaaaactttttcatccgagttcgtatgcaaaagttatgccgattttacaaattctcgagagattttgcaaaaaagtcgaaaattcatgtttgtaaattttacaactagaccacatatcacatgagaatcttattttcttttattttttttgacatttctaccattttctttattttttttaaaactgaaaaggcggtccggggggagggggcgggggtgtgtgcattcgggggaatgtttgggccaaattactaatggcgcaccgtgggactagtaatggcgcaccactcccacggtacgccgttagtagtttaaaaaataaaataaaataaaaatttgaatttttttttgaaatataattactaatggcgcaccgtgggagtggtgcgccattactatttttttttcaaaactagtaatggcgcatcagggaatagtgcgccattactagttttgaaaaaataaaaaaaattactaatggcgcaccgtggatgtggtgcgccattagtatttgcacactaatggcgcaccaacacatggtgcgccat
Protein-coding regions in this window:
- the LOC123171348 gene encoding F-box protein At5g07610-like, with protein sequence MSTPLDRIRPWEDGLKSTRIRSSSSPPSGSETAAERLTDDLLVEILSRVPGRSLCRFKCVSKHWLGLINDRTYRRKLPRTLTGFFLRDTTKEQLVHPVLPFTNLSGSRSRTSLTFLPNGRNTFLLDCCNGLLLYDVSSDGCKRRYVVCNPATEEM